A part of Sulfurimonas sp. HSL-1716 genomic DNA contains:
- a CDS encoding peptidylprolyl isomerase — MAIEKNQIVSIEYEVRDGDTIVDSNIGGAPLVFMFGKGQIIPGLEKGIENMTIGDKGEVLVKAEDAYGSYNAEAIQELPSEQFAGIELSEGMSLYGQGEDGSTVQVIVKEIKDGSVVIDFNHPLAGKDLMFTVAINNIRDASAEEAMTGVPAENAVDDDCCSTGGNSGCGCH, encoded by the coding sequence ATGGCAATTGAAAAAAATCAAATAGTATCTATTGAGTATGAAGTACGTGATGGAGATACTATAGTAGATAGTAATATCGGCGGAGCACCGTTAGTATTTATGTTTGGTAAAGGTCAAATCATTCCGGGTCTTGAAAAAGGGATCGAGAATATGACTATCGGCGATAAAGGCGAAGTTCTTGTGAAGGCTGAAGATGCTTACGGTTCTTATAATGCAGAAGCCATTCAAGAACTTCCAAGCGAACAGTTCGCCGGAATAGAACTTTCAGAAGGGATGAGCCTTTACGGTCAAGGCGAAGACGGTTCTACCGTACAAGTGATTGTCAAAGAGATCAAAGACGGCTCTGTCGTTATCGATTTCAATCACCCGCTAGCCGGTAAAGATCTTATGTTTACCGTTGCAATAAACAATATTCGCGACGCATCTGCTGAAGAAGCTATGACAGGAGTCCCTGCTGAAAATGCAGTTGATGATGATTGTTGTAGTACTGGCGGCAACAGTGGCTGTGGCTGTCACTAA
- the fabD gene encoding ACP S-malonyltransferase produces the protein MSKKIAMIFPGQGSQTIGMGKSFYENSELAREMFDKAGQRIGVDFQELLFQENDKLAQTAYTQPAILLISIIAYRLFQEANPTTPALLLGHSLGEFSALCASGAIDYVDAVELVHKRGALMQEACEGIEAGMMALVGLDDESVEKVCAQARTEGKKVWAANFNQDGQVVVAGMKADLESMESTFKEAGAKRAILLNMSVASHCELLFSAQTPLEEAMKGMVKENFAAPIISNVTTKPYGTKDEAIALLKDQLVKPVKYKQSIEAIASDIDLFIEFGNGNVLKGLNRRIAKDVETLNVSDMDSLNSVIQALKA, from the coding sequence ATGAGTAAAAAAATAGCGATGATATTTCCGGGGCAGGGAAGTCAAACTATAGGTATGGGCAAATCGTTTTATGAGAACAGTGAATTGGCACGTGAAATGTTTGACAAAGCAGGGCAAAGGATAGGTGTTGATTTTCAAGAGCTGTTGTTCCAAGAGAACGACAAGCTGGCTCAGACCGCGTATACACAGCCCGCTATTTTATTGATAAGTATCATCGCTTATCGCTTGTTTCAAGAGGCAAATCCAACGACACCGGCACTTTTACTTGGTCACTCATTAGGTGAATTTAGTGCTTTGTGTGCTTCAGGTGCGATCGATTATGTCGATGCAGTGGAATTGGTACATAAGCGCGGGGCATTGATGCAAGAAGCATGTGAGGGGATCGAAGCGGGAATGATGGCGCTTGTCGGTCTTGATGACGAGAGTGTTGAAAAAGTGTGTGCACAGGCAAGAACAGAAGGTAAAAAGGTATGGGCGGCAAACTTCAACCAAGACGGTCAAGTCGTCGTTGCTGGAATGAAAGCCGACCTGGAGTCTATGGAGAGTACATTTAAAGAAGCCGGCGCAAAGCGTGCGATACTTTTAAATATGTCCGTTGCCAGCCACTGTGAACTGCTTTTTTCTGCGCAGACACCGCTGGAAGAAGCGATGAAGGGAATGGTAAAAGAGAACTTTGCAGCTCCGATCATCTCTAACGTTACTACAAAACCGTACGGTACGAAAGATGAAGCGATCGCTCTTTTAAAAGATCAGCTTGTAAAACCCGTAAAATATAAGCAGTCTATAGAAGCGATAGCTTCGGATATAGACCTGTTCATCGAGTTTGGTAACGGAAACGTCTTAAAAGGGCTCAACCGCAGAATCGCTAAAGATGTCGAGACGCTCAATGTATCGGACATGGATTCTTTAAACAGTGTGATACAAGCGCTTAAAGCGTAA
- a CDS encoding ATP-binding protein, producing the protein MSIKLSKKIMSKLGKTNAEFNLVEEGDKILVGLSGGKDSLTLVHALKEQQRRAPFKFEFLAVTVSYGMNENFDRLKAHCAEHDIPYEIYDTNIYDLAEDKIRKNSSFCSFFSRMRRGSLYSAAEKYGCNKVALGHHLDDAAESFFMNFIYNGQMRSLAPKYKADNGLIVIRPLIQLRERQLAAAALENDMPTIGDEACPSMRFDIKMPHARADMKEMLFEMEKKYPSLFVSLNAAFKNISEESFFEVEKFNL; encoded by the coding sequence ATGTCCATAAAACTTTCAAAAAAGATAATGAGCAAGCTCGGCAAGACGAACGCCGAATTTAATCTTGTAGAAGAGGGCGATAAGATCCTTGTCGGCCTTAGCGGAGGAAAAGATTCACTAACGCTTGTTCATGCGCTCAAAGAGCAGCAAAGACGTGCGCCCTTTAAGTTTGAGTTTCTTGCCGTAACGGTCTCATACGGGATGAATGAAAATTTTGACAGATTAAAAGCGCATTGTGCCGAGCATGATATCCCCTATGAGATATACGATACCAACATCTATGATCTTGCAGAAGACAAGATAAGAAAGAACTCCTCTTTTTGCAGTTTCTTTTCACGTATGAGACGCGGTTCTCTTTACAGTGCCGCAGAGAAATACGGATGCAACAAAGTGGCTCTGGGGCATCATCTCGATGATGCCGCGGAGAGCTTTTTTATGAACTTTATCTATAACGGACAGATGCGTTCTCTCGCACCCAAATACAAAGCGGATAACGGTCTCATCGTCATACGTCCGCTTATCCAGCTCCGAGAACGTCAGCTTGCGGCCGCTGCTTTGGAAAACGATATGCCCACAATCGGCGATGAGGCATGTCCTTCTATGCGTTTTGATATAAAGATGCCGCATGCACGGGCCGATATGAAAGAGATGCTTTTTGAAATGGAGAAAAAATACCCTTCGCTTTTCGTATCTTTGAATGCGGCTTTTAAAAATATATCCGAAGAGAGTTTTTTTGAGGTAGAGAAGTTCAACCTTTAA
- a CDS encoding tetratricopeptide repeat protein, which produces MKRSISFVLIAAFLPISLFSSEPSAFGAGDLNSASPYGLTTSEKAIFGNKQKLESLNKKTLSVNSKVDSLRERIDGFQTVLESIADKSHKNSTDINALLQSSKDLSAAQKERNDKIDALIQTNTENIEKLKALITEISASIDTINTNYVSKEEFNNLVKDINEFKKLVGSSIKSSSRKSGSSLDSMKTSTVYNKAESYYKSKNYTKAIEYFTYLISKKYKPAYSNYMLGEINYKRKNYGDAIAFYKTSATLYDKAKYMPNLMLHTALSMKYTKDNDNAKKFFNALIAAYPSSSEAKTAKKALASLK; this is translated from the coding sequence ATGAAACGCAGTATATCTTTTGTATTAATTGCTGCATTTCTTCCGATATCGCTGTTTAGTTCCGAACCTTCCGCGTTTGGAGCCGGCGATCTGAACTCTGCGTCGCCTTATGGACTCACGACAAGTGAAAAAGCGATCTTCGGCAATAAACAAAAACTAGAATCTCTCAATAAAAAAACTTTATCTGTAAACAGCAAAGTGGATTCGTTGCGTGAAAGAATCGACGGGTTTCAGACCGTTTTGGAAAGCATAGCGGACAAATCGCATAAAAACAGTACGGATATCAATGCTCTTTTGCAAAGCTCCAAAGATCTTTCCGCTGCACAAAAAGAGCGCAATGACAAAATAGATGCTCTCATACAGACGAATACGGAAAATATAGAGAAGCTGAAAGCTCTGATAACGGAGATATCCGCATCGATAGATACGATAAACACCAACTATGTCTCCAAAGAGGAGTTCAACAATCTTGTCAAAGATATCAACGAATTTAAGAAACTGGTCGGTTCGAGTATCAAATCATCATCCAGAAAAAGCGGTTCCAGCTTAGATTCAATGAAAACGTCGACGGTTTACAATAAAGCCGAGAGTTATTATAAAAGCAAGAACTATACGAAAGCGATTGAGTATTTTACTTATTTGATCTCAAAAAAGTATAAACCCGCATATTCCAACTATATGCTTGGTGAGATAAACTATAAGAGAAAGAACTACGGCGATGCAATCGCTTTTTACAAAACAAGTGCGACTCTTTACGATAAAGCCAAATATATGCCCAACTTGATGCTGCATACCGCTTTGTCGATGAAGTATACGAAAGACAACGATAACGCAAAAAAATTTTTTAATGCATTGATAGCGGCATATCCGTCAAGCAGTGAAGCAAAAACGGCAAAAAAAGCTCTAGCAAGCTTAAAATAA
- a CDS encoding OmpA family protein — translation MKNIILSSVAVAVLLLTGCSSNKPTVDETNKEAASTKTQPVEEVSSVQTESVSSQGVASNDTMKADSNEMTMANIESTMTSVYFDFDKYAIRQDMKETVTKDADIAKAAASAYSIKLEGNCDEWGSDEYNFALGLKRAQTVKTELVNEGVDAKRISMVSYGKSAPVCNEKTKECWQKNRRVDFKLLP, via the coding sequence ATGAAAAATATTATACTTTCAAGTGTTGCTGTTGCAGTATTATTATTAACAGGATGTAGTTCAAATAAGCCGACGGTTGACGAAACGAATAAAGAGGCTGCGTCTACTAAAACTCAGCCTGTTGAAGAAGTTTCAAGTGTTCAAACAGAAAGCGTATCTTCTCAAGGTGTTGCATCTAATGATACAATGAAAGCTGATTCTAATGAGATGACTATGGCTAATATAGAAAGTACAATGACTTCCGTATATTTTGATTTTGACAAATATGCGATTCGTCAAGATATGAAAGAAACTGTCACGAAAGATGCAGATATCGCTAAAGCTGCTGCAAGTGCGTATTCTATCAAACTTGAAGGAAACTGTGACGAATGGGGAAGTGATGAATATAACTTTGCTCTTGGCCTTAAACGTGCCCAAACCGTTAAAACAGAACTTGTTAACGAAGGTGTTGACGCAAAACGTATCTCAATGGTCAGCTATGGTAAAAGTGCACCTGTCTGTAATGAAAAAACAAAAGAGTGCTGGCAAAAAAACCGCCGTGTAGATTTCAAGCTTCTTCCGTAA
- a CDS encoding EI24 domain-containing protein, translating into MKQNEIFITSIKDFFTLKMMKYSVAPFIATMVVIYALFFYFAGSTVQQLHQATLHVEQTQSNVIDGVENTDSFVGDFKGSSVVEFLMSHAVTAWIMTFLFYTVGSMLALVVSIFIAVIVIAFLTPFVLKELQKKHYSDIEMKGHDNFFISILKVIKWFLIMTAMLILFVPFYFVPILNVIMFNIPMYYFFHKMITYDVSSNINTNEEYKKIMFFSGNDMRIKTFVLYLVSLIPFAILFGGIFYVIFMGHAYFKETRELRLSDNNSSI; encoded by the coding sequence ATGAAACAAAATGAGATATTTATCACCAGCATAAAAGATTTTTTTACTCTAAAGATGATGAAATATTCCGTAGCTCCCTTTATCGCGACTATGGTCGTCATCTATGCTCTTTTTTTCTATTTTGCAGGTTCTACCGTCCAGCAGCTTCATCAAGCGACCCTGCATGTAGAGCAGACTCAGTCAAACGTTATTGACGGAGTGGAAAACACGGATTCGTTCGTCGGTGACTTTAAAGGCTCTTCCGTCGTGGAATTTTTGATGAGCCACGCCGTTACGGCATGGATCATGACCTTTTTATTTTACACGGTAGGAAGTATGCTCGCACTTGTGGTCTCTATTTTTATAGCGGTCATCGTCATAGCATTTTTAACCCCTTTTGTATTAAAAGAGCTCCAAAAGAAGCATTATTCCGATATCGAGATGAAAGGGCATGACAACTTTTTTATCTCGATACTCAAAGTGATAAAATGGTTTTTGATAATGACCGCGATGCTTATACTCTTTGTCCCGTTTTATTTTGTACCGATATTGAATGTCATTATGTTCAATATTCCTATGTATTACTTCTTTCATAAAATGATCACTTATGACGTCTCTTCCAACATCAATACAAACGAGGAGTATAAAAAGATAATGTTCTTCTCCGGCAACGATATGCGTATAAAGACCTTTGTCTTGTATCTTGTCTCGCTTATCCCTTTTGCTATTCTTTTCGGCGGGATCTTTTACGTCATATTCATGGGGCACGCATATTTTAAAGAGACCAGAGAGCTCAGACTAAGCGATAACAATAGTTCTATCTAA
- a CDS encoding 5'-methylthioadenosine/adenosylhomocysteine nucleosidase: MKLAIMGAMPEEISPILETVGEYKTTEYAGNKYYEASYNGVDLIIAYSKIGKVFSTLTAATMIEHFGAQMLLFSGVAGAVSPDLKVGDLVVATKLSQHDLDITAFGHPFGYVPEGAVYVDADEELIEIAKGVASDMGLRVKEGIIATGDQFVANEERKNWIGATFNADALEMEGGSVAVVCNALDVPFFILRAISDAADMDASFSFDEFLVSSAKISAEFVMKMVERIGK, encoded by the coding sequence TTGAAATTAGCAATAATGGGTGCGATGCCCGAAGAGATATCTCCGATTTTGGAAACTGTCGGTGAGTACAAAACGACTGAATATGCAGGAAACAAGTATTATGAGGCAAGCTATAACGGTGTTGATCTGATCATCGCTTACTCTAAAATCGGCAAAGTGTTTTCAACACTTACAGCAGCGACTATGATTGAACATTTCGGAGCGCAGATGCTGCTTTTCAGCGGCGTTGCCGGAGCTGTTAGTCCGGATCTAAAAGTAGGTGACCTGGTCGTCGCTACAAAGCTTTCCCAGCACGACCTTGACATTACCGCATTCGGGCATCCTTTCGGGTATGTCCCGGAGGGAGCCGTTTATGTCGATGCGGATGAAGAACTTATAGAGATAGCAAAAGGCGTAGCATCGGATATGGGACTGCGCGTAAAAGAGGGTATCATCGCTACTGGCGATCAATTCGTGGCGAACGAAGAGAGAAAAAACTGGATAGGCGCCACTTTTAATGCCGATGCATTAGAGATGGAAGGCGGAAGCGTTGCTGTCGTGTGTAATGCCTTAGATGTACCGTTCTTTATTCTTCGTGCCATCAGTGATGCGGCAGATATGGATGCGAGTTTCAGTTTTGACGAGTTTCTGGTAAGCAGTGCGAAGATAAGTGCCGAATTTGTTATGAAGATGGTCGAGCGTATCGGAAAATAG
- a CDS encoding YigZ family protein: MFTIQKESTATYEEKQSKFIAHLVPYTAYKTTLETLKREHPKARHFVTSYRYLNEFDQIVENSSDDGEPKGTSGKPTLSVLQGKELVNTAVIVVRYFGGTKLGTGGLVRAYSDAVNMAINAAELLEYKKEETVSITFAYTDIGRVEYECLQCGVDIVNKSFESDVVFEIKAESSALKDLFAKLDRTIVIA; encoded by the coding sequence ATGTTTACAATCCAAAAAGAATCCACCGCAACCTACGAAGAGAAACAATCAAAGTTTATAGCGCATCTAGTGCCCTATACTGCATATAAAACTACACTGGAAACACTTAAGCGGGAACATCCAAAAGCAAGACATTTCGTGACCTCATACAGGTACCTAAACGAATTTGACCAGATAGTCGAGAACTCAAGTGACGACGGTGAACCAAAAGGTACTTCCGGCAAGCCGACACTCTCAGTCCTGCAGGGAAAAGAACTGGTGAACACGGCTGTCATCGTGGTCAGATATTTCGGCGGAACAAAGCTGGGAACAGGCGGGCTGGTACGTGCGTACAGCGATGCCGTGAATATGGCGATAAACGCTGCGGAGCTTTTAGAATATAAAAAAGAGGAAACCGTATCGATCACGTTTGCATATACGGACATAGGAAGAGTCGAGTACGAATGCCTGCAGTGCGGGGTGGATATAGTAAATAAGAGTTTTGAGTCGGATGTTGTTTTTGAGATAAAGGCCGAAAGCTCGGCTTTAAAGGATCTGTTCGCTAAATTAGATAGAACTATTGTTATCGCTTAG
- a CDS encoding DUF3137 domain-containing protein — MKSIGHLTDFYYNTLYPTLQELEEQRRALKDKIIKFGILLAVAGLLIFYFLTDGFKSIDTDMIIFFIFALGASGAFLYKILIKDYASSFKTKIIEPLIHEIDDNLRYDPVYKIEERIFIDSKLFTDKIDRYSGNDYVTGKIDSVDITFSDVHAEQKHEDSKGRTTWSTIFKGLFIVTSFNKYFSNSTIILPDSAENLFGSVIGSWLQSKNLARNQLVKMDDPAFEKEFVVYGSDQIEARYILTHSMMKRILDLKKKTGKPVYISFVNGQMNLAIEYDKDLFEPSVFRSLLEYQVAMEYVKTLQLTVAIIEELKLNERLWSKR; from the coding sequence ATGAAAAGTATCGGCCATCTTACGGATTTTTACTACAACACCCTTTATCCGACGCTTCAGGAGCTCGAAGAACAAAGACGTGCACTCAAAGACAAGATCATCAAGTTCGGGATACTCCTGGCTGTCGCCGGGCTGTTGATCTTCTATTTTTTAACCGACGGGTTCAAATCGATAGACACCGATATGATAATCTTTTTTATATTTGCTCTCGGCGCTTCGGGTGCATTTTTGTATAAGATACTTATAAAAGACTACGCTTCCTCTTTTAAAACCAAGATTATAGAGCCTCTTATCCATGAGATAGACGATAATCTAAGATACGATCCAGTCTACAAGATCGAAGAGCGTATCTTTATCGATTCAAAACTCTTTACGGACAAGATCGACAGATACAGCGGCAATGACTATGTAACAGGGAAGATAGATTCGGTAGATATAACTTTTTCGGATGTTCATGCAGAGCAGAAACATGAAGATTCAAAAGGCAGAACAACGTGGAGCACGATATTCAAAGGCTTGTTTATCGTCACTTCGTTTAACAAATATTTCTCTAATTCTACTATAATTCTCCCTGATAGTGCGGAGAATCTGTTCGGATCGGTCATAGGAAGCTGGCTGCAGTCAAAAAATCTCGCAAGAAACCAGCTTGTAAAAATGGATGATCCGGCATTTGAAAAAGAGTTTGTCGTTTACGGAAGCGACCAGATAGAAGCCAGATATATTTTGACCCATTCTATGATGAAAAGGATCCTTGACCTGAAGAAAAAAACGGGAAAACCCGTTTACATCTCTTTTGTGAACGGTCAGATGAACCTTGCGATAGAATACGACAAGGACCTGTTCGAACCGTCCGTATTCAGATCACTTTTAGAGTATCAAGTCGCTATGGAATATGTCAAGACTCTGCAATTGACCGTAGCGATAATAGAAGAGCTGAAATTAAATGAAAGATTATGGAGCAAGCGATGA
- a CDS encoding nitrilase-related carbon-nitrogen hydrolase — protein sequence MKITLVQNTPKLNRTNLDRVVEEALACKSEVIVFCELALNGYLLQDKLLEDAFLIDELKPLCDASVHRDIVVGAALKIDDEYFNCALYFSGGELLNVHKKVHLPNYGMFEEARYFDCGKEFESFKTSYGEAALLVCEDLWNPDTVKELFAKKPKIVYVLAASPARGFKDDSLTIQEQWYDLLTNLTLHCGTKVVFVNRVGFEDGLGFWGGSCIMDSDAKILHKLPLFDEKIETVEVKI from the coding sequence ATGAAAATAACTTTAGTTCAAAATACTCCTAAATTAAACAGAACTAACTTAGATCGCGTAGTAGAGGAAGCTCTTGCGTGTAAAAGCGAAGTTATCGTTTTTTGCGAACTTGCGCTAAACGGTTATCTTTTACAGGACAAGCTGCTTGAAGATGCATTTCTCATAGATGAGCTCAAACCGCTATGCGATGCGAGCGTGCATAGAGATATCGTAGTCGGTGCCGCGCTCAAGATAGACGATGAGTATTTTAACTGCGCTTTGTATTTTAGCGGAGGCGAGTTGTTAAACGTTCATAAAAAGGTTCATCTGCCAAATTACGGGATGTTTGAAGAAGCCAGATATTTTGACTGCGGAAAAGAGTTCGAGTCTTTTAAGACATCGTACGGAGAAGCGGCACTTTTGGTATGTGAAGACCTTTGGAACCCCGATACCGTAAAAGAGCTGTTTGCCAAAAAACCGAAAATAGTTTATGTTCTTGCGGCATCTCCTGCACGCGGTTTTAAAGATGATTCTCTTACGATACAAGAACAGTGGTATGACCTTCTGACGAATTTGACGCTTCATTGCGGTACAAAAGTCGTATTTGTCAATCGTGTCGGTTTTGAAGACGGTCTGGGATTTTGGGGCGGCAGCTGCATAATGGACAGCGATGCAAAAATACTGCACAAGCTGCCGCTTTTTGATGAAAAAATAGAAACAGTAGAGGTAAAGATTTGA
- the tolB gene encoding Tol-Pal system protein TolB, which yields MRLRIFLSLLFLITLSFGADATIEVVKKVDTLPTIGVEDSSISYDATFKKRFFKALISDLNVLSLFNVDRHNYITHYNNTEVVAEDKDKDYVLRYKLYEDDNQALNIDMKIIKNSNDVMKKSYRIKNKKLYVFVSHAMAYDINNFMGAEPVDWIKKKILLSRLVAPGQSEILICDYTLAFSQKIVTGGLNVFPKWANKEQTAFYYTSLSGKKPSLKKVDIKTAKVSNILSSDGMIVCSDVSLDGKKLLVTMAPSGQPDIYMYNVDTRKTRRLTTYSGIDVNGQFLKDNKIVFVSNRLGYPNIFSKVIGQKGVEQLVYYGKSNSSCSAHNQYIVYKSRESSDNFSDNTFNLHLISTETDFIRRLTATGMNEFPRFSQDGDAILFIKNYMQQSSIGVIRLKYNKNYLFPLSYGKIQSIDW from the coding sequence GTGAGATTGCGTATTTTTTTAAGTTTGTTATTTTTAATAACTCTATCTTTTGGAGCGGATGCTACTATAGAGGTAGTGAAAAAAGTCGATACTCTGCCGACTATCGGTGTGGAAGACTCGTCAATAAGTTATGATGCGACTTTCAAAAAAAGGTTTTTTAAAGCTTTGATAAGCGATCTTAACGTCTTGTCTCTTTTTAACGTCGACCGTCATAATTATATTACGCACTATAACAATACCGAAGTGGTTGCCGAGGACAAAGATAAAGACTATGTTTTGAGATATAAGCTTTATGAAGATGACAATCAGGCTTTGAACATAGATATGAAGATCATAAAGAACTCTAATGACGTTATGAAAAAAAGCTATAGGATCAAGAACAAAAAACTTTATGTCTTCGTTTCGCATGCGATGGCTTACGACATAAATAATTTTATGGGTGCAGAGCCCGTAGACTGGATCAAAAAAAAGATATTGCTCTCCCGTCTTGTCGCTCCCGGACAGAGCGAGATATTGATCTGCGATTATACTTTGGCTTTTTCTCAGAAAATAGTGACAGGCGGACTGAACGTCTTTCCTAAGTGGGCGAATAAAGAGCAGACCGCGTTTTACTACACCTCTTTAAGTGGAAAGAAACCGTCACTGAAAAAAGTCGATATAAAAACGGCAAAGGTTTCAAATATACTTTCTTCTGACGGAATGATCGTCTGTTCGGACGTAAGTCTGGACGGTAAAAAACTGCTTGTGACGATGGCTCCTTCGGGGCAGCCGGATATCTATATGTACAACGTCGATACAAGAAAGACAAGGCGTCTTACGACATACAGCGGTATAGATGTCAACGGGCAGTTTTTAAAAGACAATAAGATCGTATTTGTGTCAAATCGTCTGGGATATCCGAATATTTTTTCAAAAGTCATCGGACAAAAAGGCGTCGAGCAGCTGGTCTATTACGGTAAAAGCAACTCATCATGCAGCGCGCATAATCAGTATATAGTCTATAAATCCAGAGAGAGCTCCGATAATTTTTCGGATAACACTTTTAACCTTCATCTGATATCTACGGAAACGGATTTTATAAGACGATTGACTGCTACGGGGATGAACGAATTTCCAAGATTTTCTCAAGACGGCGATGCGATATTGTTTATTAAAAACTATATGCAGCAGAGTTCTATAGGGGTAATAAGGCTAAAGTACAATAAAAACTATCTTTTCCCTCTCAGTTACGGAAAAATTCAGTCAATTGACTGGTAA
- a CDS encoding YebC/PmpR family DNA-binding transcriptional regulator, protein MGRAFEYRKAAKMKRWGNMSKVFPKLGKIITMAAKEGGTDPDMNPRLRTAILNAKAENMPKDNIEAAIKRATAKDTAAMLEVNFEAKAPHGVLLFIECATDNNTRTVANVKSTVNKNGGEVLTNGSLEFMFSRKAVFEFDKTDDMDLEELELELIDSGLEEIEEEEGVVLVTADYTDFGNLQNAFEKLGIQLKKAELQRIANTPIELTDKQLESVNKMIDRLEDDEDIQHIFTNIA, encoded by the coding sequence ATGGGTAGAGCTTTTGAATATAGAAAAGCAGCTAAAATGAAACGTTGGGGAAATATGTCTAAAGTATTTCCAAAACTTGGAAAAATTATTACTATGGCGGCAAAAGAGGGCGGGACAGATCCTGATATGAACCCGAGACTCCGTACGGCTATTTTAAATGCCAAAGCTGAAAATATGCCTAAAGACAACATCGAAGCGGCGATAAAAAGAGCTACGGCAAAAGATACGGCTGCGATGCTTGAAGTAAACTTTGAGGCAAAAGCACCTCACGGCGTCCTTCTTTTCATAGAGTGTGCGACCGATAATAACACACGTACAGTTGCAAACGTAAAATCGACTGTAAATAAAAACGGCGGAGAAGTCTTGACAAACGGATCACTCGAATTTATGTTCTCCCGCAAAGCTGTATTCGAATTTGATAAGACTGATGATATGGATTTAGAAGAGCTTGAACTTGAGTTGATAGATTCGGGTCTTGAAGAGATAGAGGAAGAGGAAGGAGTTGTTTTGGTCACTGCCGATTATACCGACTTCGGTAATCTTCAAAATGCGTTTGAAAAGCTTGGAATACAGCTGAAAAAAGCGGAACTTCAGCGCATTGCAAACACCCCGATAGAATTAACGGATAAGCAGTTGGAATCTGTAAACAAGATGATCGACAGATTAGAAGACGATGAAGATATCCAGCATATCTTTACAAATATAGCATAA
- a CDS encoding sigma 54-interacting transcriptional regulator: MQLMMIVVVLAATVAVAVTKFITASNASKEAFKTVNLLKTLTVNTLIYGERGTGKKTLAKYIVPNASVIDASSFEELLTAIESSNEIIITNIDSSPNIQRVFQAIKNKKIRVIATCASTNIGEMYDDIFSVKLDLPPLSKRMEDVEALIDIYLEEIKEIVRDDVKFNKSNFIPDVSDNSISLKKQIFSYSFLENITVNELMHLIENYLEDKIGTNNDYRNNLYLYEVPLIRAGLKKFKSQLQLADKLGLNRNTLRKKISENSEYGL, encoded by the coding sequence ATGCAGTTGATGATGATTGTTGTAGTACTGGCGGCAACAGTGGCTGTGGCTGTCACTAAGTTTATTACCGCTTCAAATGCTTCAAAAGAAGCATTTAAAACAGTTAATTTACTGAAGACTCTTACCGTGAATACCCTTATTTACGGTGAAAGAGGCACAGGTAAAAAAACACTGGCTAAATATATCGTACCCAATGCTTCTGTTATCGACGCCTCCTCTTTTGAGGAACTTTTGACTGCGATCGAGAGTTCAAACGAGATAATCATAACCAACATAGACAGTTCCCCGAACATTCAAAGAGTTTTCCAAGCTATAAAAAACAAAAAGATCAGAGTCATCGCTACGTGTGCAAGCACGAATATCGGCGAGATGTATGATGATATTTTCAGCGTAAAGCTTGACCTTCCTCCATTAAGTAAAAGAATGGAAGACGTTGAGGCTTTGATCGATATATATCTAGAAGAGATCAAAGAGATAGTCAGAGACGACGTAAAATTTAACAAATCCAATTTTATTCCCGATGTCTCGGATAACTCTATATCGCTTAAAAAACAGATATTTTCCTATTCCTTTTTGGAAAATATCACTGTAAACGAGTTAATGCATCTCATTGAAAATTATTTGGAAGACAAAATAGGAACGAATAACGATTATAGAAATAATCTCTATTTATATGAAGTTCCTCTTATCCGCGCCGGACTTAAAAAATTCAAATCGCAGCTGCAGTTAGCGGATAAACTGGGATTAAACAGAAACACACTCCGAAAAAAGATCTCGGAAAACAGCGAATACGGGCTGTAA